CCGGAGCTCCCGGAGCCCGTGGAGCCTGCGGAGGGCGTGGAGTTGGCGGCGGGCTTCGTGCCGGTGTCGGTGCCGGGGGTCGTGCTGCTGCCCGTGCCCGTGCTCGTTCCCGTCTCCTTGTCCGTGCCGGTCGTCTGGGTCGGGGCGGCCGTCGAGGTCGCGCCGTGCGACGCGCCCTCGTCGTTCACGCCCGTTCCGTCCTTGCACGCTGTGAGGGTGAGAGCGGCGAGCGCGGTGACGGCGAGCAGGTTGCGGGTGCGGCGGATGCGCATGGTGAAGTCCTCTTCAGGGATGGCGTGATGACGCTGGGGAGCGATGGCGCTGTGCAGCGGCGTGCTTGGATGGCCTCAGCTTGTGAGGAGATCCGTCCCGGCCGCCACGGTCGACGGACGACCAGGGACACTGGAACGCTCACAACGGGTCTGATCTGGGAAAACAGACCATCCCTGGAACGCGGGGATGGGACACGGGGGTGAGGGAAACGGTGTCTGCGGCCGAGTTCGCGCAGTTGCTGCGGGAGTTGAAGGAGCGGTCCGGGCTCAGCTACGGGACGCTCGCGAAACGGCTCCACATGAGTACGTCGACGCTGCACCGTTACTGCAACGGGGACGCCGTTCCCGCGGACTACGCGCCCGTGGAGCGGCTGGCCCGCCTCTGCAAGGCGTCGCCCGAGGAACTCGTCGCACTGCACCGGCGGTGGGTGCTGGCGGATGCGGGGAGGGGGAGGAAGACGGGGGTGGCGGAGCTTGCCGTTACGGCGGCGGCTGAGGAGACGGTTCGTGAAGAGGGCGGCGCGGGGGAGGAACTGCTCGATCAGCCTGGCCAGCTCGATCAGCCTGATCAGCTCGACCAGTCCGGCCGACCTCGCCTTACGCGCAGTCGCCGTACCCTGCTCCTCGCCGGCGTCGGAGTCGTGGCCGCGCTCGGGGCCGTAGCCCTGGCGCTCTCGCTGAGTCTGCCGTCCGGCGGCTCGGACGAGGTGAAGAGCGGGGGCGGCCGGTCCGCCGAGGCCGGGGCCGCGTCCGTGCAGGGGCGTGGCGCGGAGGGCACGTCGTCGCCGTCCGTCTCCGCGAGCCCCTCCGTCTCGCCCTCGGCATCCGCCTCCGCCTCCCCCTCCGCCCCGGTCTCCCCATCCGGCTCCGCCGCCGGGGCGCAGGCCGATTCCGTTCCGCTGACGGTCGCCACCCGCCCGTACGCCTGGGTGGACCCGTGCAGCCAGCACTACCTGATCGAGCGGGGGCCGGGACAGGTCGCTCCGCCGCCCGTCGAGGAGGACGCGCCCGCCTGGGTGGCCAGCCATGGGGCCGTGTCGGCGGGGGAGCAGTTTCTGGCGCTGACCGTGCAGGGGACCGGCGAGGAGACCGTGGTCGTGGACAGCTTGACGGTCCGTACGGTCAAGAAGCGCTCGCCGCTCGCCTGGAACGACTACGCCATGGGCTATCCGGGCGTCGGCTGCGGCGGAGGCGTGCCGACCCGTTCCTTCTCCGTCGCCCTCGACGCGGCGCGCCCGGCGCTCGTGCCCGAGGCGGGGCACCGGGACTTCCCGTTCAAGGTGAGCGAGTCCGACCCGGAGATCTACTACGTCACCGCCGACGCCTCCGCGTACGACGTGAGCTGGTATCTGGAGCTGTCCTGGTCGAGCGGTTCACGGCACGGCACGCTGAAGATCGACGACGACGGCAAGCCGTTCCGCACGAGCGGCGAGAACGGGCGGCCCGACTACGAGTTCCCGCTCGGCGGCTCCGCCTGGGAGCGGGCGGGGGCGTCCCCGACGCCGTAGGAGCCGGTGCCGGGGGAGCCGAGGCCGGAGGAGCCGAGGCCGTGGGAGCTGCTCTCGGAGGGGCCCTCGTCGCGCAGGCCCTCGCCGTCCTGGCATGCGGTGAGGGCGAGTGCGGCCACGGCGGTGAGCGCGACGGCGAGCACACGGACGTGGCCGCGGCGGCGGGCGGGCAGCGGGTGGTGCGTGGGCAGGGGGTGGTGTGTGGGCATGGGGCAAGCCTGTGGCGTGGGCGCCGCCCTCTGCCACAGGCGGCTGGCAATTCGGGACGACGAGTCGGTCCCATACCCTCTGACCTGTGGAAACGGAGTCCTTGTGGGAGGGGGTGCGGGACGGGATGCGGGACGGGATCCGGGATGCGGCGAGGGCCGGGGGGTCGGCTCCCGCGTCCGCATCGTGAAAAGGCGTGTGTAGTCGCCATCCACCTTCCTAGGGTGCGGGCATGACTGTCGCATCCGCACCCGAAGCCCCCGCAGGGCTCGACGCGTCCGAAGCGTCCGCCCCGCTTCCGCCCCTCGCCGCCCGTGCCCGGTCCACCGGGGGTTCGCCCGTACGGGACATCCTCGCCGTCACCGCCCGCCCCGAGGTGATCAACTTCGCGGGTGGGCTGCCCGCGCCCGAGCTGTTCGACCGGGACGGCGTGGCGGCGGCCTTCCGGCATGTGCTGGAGGAGGTCCCGGGGCAGGCCCTTCAGTACTCCACCACCGAGGGCGAGCCGGCTCTGCGGGAGGCGCTGGCGGCGCGGACGTCCGTGCGCGGGCTGGCCACGGAGGCCGACGAGCTGCTCGTCACCACCGGCTCCCAGCAGGCGCTCTCGCTGCTGGGAGCCGCCCTGATCGACCCCGGCGACACGGTCCTCGTCGAGGCTCCCTGCTATCTGGCGGCCCTCCAGGTGTTCGGCCTGGCGGGGGCGCGGGTGGTGGCCGTGCCGGCGGACGCGGACGGCCCCGACCCGGACGCCCTGGCCGAACTGGTGGTGCGGGAGCGGCCGAAGCTCTTCTACACCGTCCCCACCTTCCAGAACCCCACCGGCCGCACCCTCCCCGCCGCCCGCCGCGCCGCGATCTCCTCCGTCGCCGCCCGGCACGGCCTGTGGATCGTCGAGGACGACCCCTACGGCGAACTGCGCTACGACGGTGAGCGCGTCCCCTGGATCGCCGCCCACCCCGACGCCCGTGACCGCACGGTGCTGCTCGGCTCCTTCTCCAAGGTCATGGCCCCCGGTGTGCGGCTGGGCTGGCTGCGGGCTCCGGCGCAGCTGCGGCGGGCCTGTGTCGTCGCCAAGCAGGCGGCGGATCTGCACACGCCGACCGTCAACCAGCTGGCCGCGGCACGGTACTTGGCCGTGTCCGACCTCGACGCGCATGTGGCGCGGGTGGCCGGCGTGTACCGCGAGCGGCGGGATGCCATGGCCGCGGGGCTGGCGGACGCCCTGCCGGAGGGGGCGAGTTGGGAGCTGCCCGAGGGCGGGATGTTCCTCTGGGCCCGGCTGCCGTCGTCGTACGACACCACGGCTCTGCTGCCGCGTGTGCTGGAACAGGACGTGGCGTACGTCCCCGGCGCGCCCTTCTACGCCGCCGAGCCCGACCGCTCGACCCTCCGGCTCTGCTTCGTGACGCAGACGCCGGAGGAGATCGGGGAGGGGCTGCGGAGGCTGGGGCGGGGGCTGAAGTAGGGGGTCAGTCCCACTGGAAGTGCCAGGCGCGTTCGCCGATGAGGTGCTGGGCGTAGGCGGTCAGGGTGTCGTCCGGGCCCGGCAGGACGGAGTACGGGCAGAAGGCGAAGTGCTCGGCGGCGACCGCCTCCGCCTCGGCGAGGTCGGCGGGCGGGGCGGCTACGGACACGGTCAGGCGGTCGTAGCCCAGCGCGACGACGCGTATGCCGAAGCGGTCCTCCCAGGAGCGGAGCACCGCGCTGAGCCGGGCCACGTCCTCCTCGTGGTCGACGGATCCCGACCAGCCGACGGACGCCGGGATGTCCGCGCTGCGGCGGGCGGACACCAGGGCCAGGTGCGGCTCCTTGAAACCGGGCGGGCCCTCGGACAGCGCGTCGGCGATCTCGGTGGCGCGGGCGTCCGGATCGGCGGTGAGGGTGGTGGGCTCGGCCAGACCGGGCCACTCCTCGCCCTGCGTCGCGACGTCGTCCCAGTACTCCGCGAGGACCTCCTCGACGTCGTGATCCCCGGGGTACGACATCAACTCGGGCACCAACTCCCATTCCTCCGGGCCGCCTTGCCTGCTGCCGAGGTCGACGAGAACGGGGAGCAGTCCCGCCCTCCCGGCGGGCCGGCCCAGCGCCTTCCAGGCGCCGGACGCCGCCTGCTGCTCGGCGTGCCACAGCACGACCTCGCCCGCCGTCGCGTCGATCAGCCGCCCGGGCGGGAGTTGGAGCCCAAGAGAACGCCCGCTCGGGTCGGACGCGAGCTGGGGGAGCGGGTTGGGAAGAGTCGCCATGCAAGTGACTGTAAGGGCAGGGTCTGACAGCGGCTTGTGCGGCATGATCCGAACGACCGGTCCTGGTCCACCCTGGCCTGGAAGCATTCAGAGCGGTGTCGCCCACTGAGCCGCATTCTTGCGGCTCAGTGGGCCTCCGCTCAGAGCTTCTCGGGGGTCCTGATGCCCAGCAGGGCCATGCCCTGGTGAAGGGTGCGGGCCGTGATGTCGGACAGGAACAGGCGGTTCTCCGCGATGTCCTTCGGCGGCGCCGGCTTGATCACCGGGCACTTGTCGTAGAACGTCGTGAACAGGGACGCCAGCTGGTAGAGGTACGCCGCCAGCTTGTGCGGGGCGTACTCCGCCGCCGCGTCCGCCACCGTCTCCGCGAAGGAGTCGACGTGCAGGCCCAACGCCCGCTCCGCGTCGGCCAGTTCGAGCTCCGGGTGCGCGGACGGGCGTACCTCTCCGGCCTTGCGCAGGATGGACTGGATGCGGGCGTAGGCGTACTGGAGGTAGACGGACGTGTCGCCGTTGAGGGAGACCATCTGGTCCAGGTCGAACTTGTAGTCCCGGTTCGCCGACGTCGACAGGTCCGCGTACTTCACCGCGCCGACGCCCACCTGGGCGCCCCGCTCGGCGATCTCCGCCTCCGACAGGTCCTGGGCCTTCTCGCGGACCACGGCCGACGCGCGCTCGACCGCCTCGTCGAGGAGGTCGACCAGCTTGACCGTCTCGCCCTCACGGGTCTTGAACGGCTTGCCGTCCTTGCCGAGGACCGTGCCGAAGGCGAGCTGGTACGCCGTCACGTCGTCGCCCAGCCAGCCGGCCCTGCGGGCCGTCTCGAAGACCATCTTGAAGTGCAGGGACTGACGGGCGTCCACGACGTAGACGAGGGTGTTCGCCTTCAGGTTGAAGACGCGGTCGCGGATCGCGGAGAGGTCCGTCGCCGCGTAGCCGAAGCCGCCGTCGGACTTCTGGACGATCAGCGGGACCGGGTTGCCGTCCGGGCCCTTGACGTCGTCGAAGAAGACGCAGAGCGCGCCCTCGGAGCGGACCGCGACGCCCGACTCCTCCAGGAGGCGGCAGGTCTCGTGCAGCATGTCGTTGTAGCCCGACTCGCCGACGATGTCCGGGTCCTGGATCTCCATGTCCAGCTTCTCGAAGACGGAGAAGAAGTAGATCTTCGACTCGTCGACGAACCGCTGCCAGGCCGCGAGCGTGGGCGGGTCGCCGGCCTGGAGGTCGACCACCCTGCGCCGGGCCCGCGTCTTGAACTCCTCGTCGGAGTCGAAGAGCCTGCGCGCGGACTTGTAGAGGCGGTCGAGGTTGGACATCGCCTCCTCGCCGGAGACCGCGCCGCCCTCGGCGTCCTTGTGGTCCAGCTCGTGCGGGTGCTCGTCCAGGTACTGGATGAGCATGCCGAACTGGGTGCCCCAGTCGCCGATGTGGTGGCGGCGCACGACGCTCTCGCCCGTGAACTCGAGGATCTGGACGACCGCGTCGCCGATCACCGCCGAGCGCAGGTGGCCTACGTGCATCTCCTTCGCCACGTTCGGCTGGGCGTAGTCGATGACCGTCGTGCCCGGGTGCTCCGCGAGGGGCACGCCGAGCCGGTCCGTGTCCGCGTAGCGCGCCGCGAGGTTCTCGGTGATCGCCCTGTCGGTGATCGTCACGTTCAGGAAGCCGGGGCCCGAGACCTCGATCTCCTTGATCACGCCACCCGTCACCACGTTCGCCACGACCTGGGTCGCCAGCTCCCGGGGGTTCGCCTTCGCCTTCTTGGCCAGCGCCAGGATGCCGTTGGCCTGGAAGTCGGCCCGGTCGCTTCGTCGCAGCAGCGGGTCCGCTCCGGCGGCCTCCGGCAGGGTGGCCGAGAGGGCGGACGCGAGGTGCTGCTGGACGGAGTCGCCGAGAGACGTGACCGAGGCCATAGGAGTGGGTGCCGTTCTCCTCGTGGGGATGGATAGACACGGCCAGTATCCCATGGGGGGTAAAGCGGTTTTCCCGGGCGAGGGAAGGTCTGGGAGTATGGGACCCCGTACAAAGTTCCCAGAACCAAGAGGACGTGCCGATCGTGGCTCAGAGCACCGAGACCACCGACTGGGTCTCCCGTTTCGCGGACGAGGTCATCGAGGAGTCGGAGCGTCGGGCCCCCGGGAAAACCGTCGTCGTCGCGTCCGGTCTCTCCCCCTCCGGCCCCATCCACCTCGGCAACCTGCGCGAGGTCATGACCCCGCACCTGGTCGCCGACGAGATCCGCCGCCGTGGGCTCCAGGTCCGCCATCTGATCTCCTGGGACGACTACGACCGGTACCGCAAGGTGCCCGAGGGGATCCCGGGGGTCGACAAGCCGACCTACGAGCAGCACATCGGCAAGCCGCTGACCTCCGTGCCCGCGCCCCCCGGCTCCGCGTACCCGAACTGGGCCGAGCACTTCAAGGCCGCCATGGTCGAGGCGCTGGCCGAGCTGGGCGTGGAGTTCGACGGGATCAGCCAGACGGCGCAGTACACCTCCGGCGTCTACCGCGAGCAGATCCTGCACGCCGTCAGGCACCGCGCCGACATCGACGCGATCCTCGACCAGTACCGCACCAAGAAGGCCCCGCAGGGGAAGAAGCCGCAGCAGAAGGCGGTCGACGAGGCCGAGCTGGAGGCCGCCGAGGGCTCCGGCGCGGCGAGCGAGGACGACGGCAGCTCCGGCTCCGCCGGGTACTTCCCGTACAAGCCGTACTGCGGCAACTGCGAGAAGGACCTGACCACCGTCGTCTCCTACGTCGACGACACCACCGAGCTGTCGTACACCTGCACGGCCTGTGGCTTCGCCGAGACCGTGCGGCTGAACGAGTTCAACCGCGGCAAGCTGGTCTGGAAGGTCGACTGGCCGATGCGGTGGGCGTACGAGGGCGTCGTCTTCGAGCCGTCCGGCGTCGACCACTCCTCTCCGGGGTCGTCCTTCCAGGTCGGCGGACAGATCGTCGGGATCTTCGGCGGGAAGCAGCCGATCGGGCCGATGTACGCGTTCGTCGGCATCAGCGGCATGGCGAAGATGTCGTCGTCCAAGGGCGGGGTCCCCACCCCATCCGACGCGCTGAAGATCATGGAGCCGCAGCTCCTGCGCTGGCTCTACGCCCGCCGCCGCCCCAACCAGTCCTTCAAGATCGCCTTCGACCAGGAGATCCAGCGGCTCTACGACGAGTGGGACAAGCTCGACGGCAAGGTCGCCGACGGCTCCGCGCTGCCGGCGGACGTCGCCGCCCACGCGCGCGCCGTGGGCACGGCCGCCCGTGAACTGCCCCGCACGCCCCGCCCGCTGCCCTACCGCACGCTCGCGGCCGCCGCCGACATCACCGCCGGGCACCAGGACCAGGCCCTGCGGATCCTGTCCGAGCTCGACCCGCAGAACCCGCTCGGCTCGCTGGACGAGGCCCGCCCCCGCTACGACAAGGCCGAGGCCTGGATCAACACCCAGGTCCCCGCCGACCAGCGCACCGTCGTGCGCACCGAGCCCGACGCCGAGCTGCTGAAGTCCCTCGACGAGGCCTCCCAGCAGTCCCTGCGGCTGCTGCTCGACGGACTCGCCGACCACTGGTCCCTCGACGGGCTCACCCACCTGGTCTACGGCGTGCCCAAGGTCCAGGCAGGCTTCCCCGCCGACGCCACGCCCAAGGATCTCCCGCCGGAGATCAAGACCGCCCAGCGGACGTTCTTCGCACTGCTCTACCACCTGCTGGTGAGCCGTGACACCGGCCCGCGCCTGCCCACCCTGCTCCTCGCGGTGGGCCAGGAGCGGGTGCGGGCCCTGCTCGGGGAGTAGACCGCACTTCTACGACGGAGGGGGCGTCCGGTGTCAGCACCGGGCGCCCCCTCCGTCGTACGCCTGCCGTCCTACGCCTGCGCGTCAGGCGATGTGGTCCTCCTCCAGTTCCGCCGCGTGGCGGTTCTGGAAGCGCATGACCATGCGCTTGGCCTCGGAGTCCGGGATGGGGGTGCCGTAGGTCGCCTCCACGTCGTAGCTGAACTGGCTCGGCGTCGGGTAGCCGCTGCCGCTCATCGACGACTGCTTGAAGATCTGGTAGTACGACTCCTCGTCGGGCTCGGCGATCGGCGTGCCGCCGCCCTCGCCCAGCTCACGGCTGCGGCCCGGACCCACCGGGATGGGGAAGGAACCGGTCTCCTCCGGAGAGGGCTCCTGGGCCGGGGGCTCCTCCTGGTACTGGTCCTGGTACTGCTCGGCGTGCTGCTGCTGCTCGTACCACTCGGCGTACTGCTCCGACGGGTCGTACGTCGGGTCGTAGCCGCCCTGGTAGGCGACCTCGTGCGGCGACTGGAACTGGAACCAGGGGTTGTTCTGGTCGTCCACGGGCGGCGCGGGCTGCTGCTGAGGCTGCGATTGAGGCTGTTGCTGCTGGGGTTGTTGCTGGGCCTGCTGTTGCTGTGCGGGGGCCGCTGTCAGCTCCTGCAGCTCCTGCTGGGGCGCCAGGGCCGTCTGGGGCTGGGCCTGCTGTACCTGCTGCGGCTGGGGCTGCTGTGCCTGGATCGGGGGCAGCAGGGCCGGTTCTATGCCCGCCGCCGCCAGGCCCGCCGGGGCCGTCTCCGTCAGCGGCACGCCGTAACGCGCCAGACGCAGCGGCATCAGGGACTCCACCGGGGCCTTGCGCCGCCAGGACCGGCCGAAGCGGGAGTGGAGCCTCGCCTGGTAGACGAGACGTTCCTGCTCCAGCTTGATCACCTGGTCGTAGGAGCGCAGCTCCCACAGCTTCATCCGGCGCCAGAGCAGGAACGTGGGCACCGGGGAGAGCAGCCAGCGGGTGAGGCGGACGCCCTCCATGTGCTTGTCGGCCGTGATGTCCGCGATCCGGCCGATCGCGTGCCGGGCCGCCTCGACGGCGACCACGAACAGGACCGGGATCACCGCGTGCATGCCCGTGCCCAGCGGGTCCGGCCAGGCCGCCGCGCCGTTGAAGGCGATCGTCGCCGCCGTCAGCAGCCAGGCCGTCTGCCGCAGCAGCGGGAAGGGGATGCGGATCCAGGTCAGGAGCAGATCCAGGGCCAGCAGGACGCAGATGCCCGCGTCGATGCCGATCGGGAACACGTAGGCGAAGTTCCCGAAACCCTTCTCGATGGCCAGCTCGCGGACGGCGGCGTACGAACCTGCGAAGCCGATACCGGCGATGATCACGGCGCCGGTCACGACCACGCCGATGAGAACGCGGTGCGTCCGGGTCAGCTCTATTCGCTCGGACACCCGTACTCCCCTCCCCTTGCGTGTTGTTGCGCGCAACAGGGTGGCACATGTGTGCGGCGAACGTGTGCCCGGTCCGTTAGCTCTTCTTGGCGGCGGACGCGGAGGCCGACGTGGACGCGGTCGCCTTCGGGGTCGCCTTCGAGGTGGACTCCGGGGTCGCCGACGCCGACTTCGAGGCCGACCCGGAGGGGGTCGGGTTCTTCGTGCCCGTGTCCGAACTGCCGCTGCCGCCCTGGCCGTTGGCCGACTGCACGGAGGCCACCGCCTCCTTCGCCGCCTTCTTCGCCGCCGTCGCCAGAGAGTCCGCGCCGGGCGTCTTGTCGCCCGCCAGACCGGCGCCGTTGTAGTCCAGGGTGACGACGACGTTCTCGACGCGCACCACGACCGTCTGCTGCTTGAAAGCGCCTTCCTTCTTCTTCAGGTCGTACCGCACCGCCGTCGCCTCGTCGCCCGTCCCCGTGACCGGCTCCGACTTCGCGTTCTTGGCGCCCGACACCGCCTGGGCGGCCTTGACCTGCTTCGTGTAGTACGTCTGCGCCTG
This window of the Streptomyces sp. NBC_01275 genome carries:
- a CDS encoding PLP-dependent aminotransferase family protein; amino-acid sequence: MTVASAPEAPAGLDASEASAPLPPLAARARSTGGSPVRDILAVTARPEVINFAGGLPAPELFDRDGVAAAFRHVLEEVPGQALQYSTTEGEPALREALAARTSVRGLATEADELLVTTGSQQALSLLGAALIDPGDTVLVEAPCYLAALQVFGLAGARVVAVPADADGPDPDALAELVVRERPKLFYTVPTFQNPTGRTLPAARRAAISSVAARHGLWIVEDDPYGELRYDGERVPWIAAHPDARDRTVLLGSFSKVMAPGVRLGWLRAPAQLRRACVVAKQAADLHTPTVNQLAAARYLAVSDLDAHVARVAGVYRERRDAMAAGLADALPEGASWELPEGGMFLWARLPSSYDTTALLPRVLEQDVAYVPGAPFYAAEPDRSTLRLCFVTQTPEEIGEGLRRLGRGLK
- the lysS gene encoding lysine--tRNA ligase, which translates into the protein MPIVAQSTETTDWVSRFADEVIEESERRAPGKTVVVASGLSPSGPIHLGNLREVMTPHLVADEIRRRGLQVRHLISWDDYDRYRKVPEGIPGVDKPTYEQHIGKPLTSVPAPPGSAYPNWAEHFKAAMVEALAELGVEFDGISQTAQYTSGVYREQILHAVRHRADIDAILDQYRTKKAPQGKKPQQKAVDEAELEAAEGSGAASEDDGSSGSAGYFPYKPYCGNCEKDLTTVVSYVDDTTELSYTCTACGFAETVRLNEFNRGKLVWKVDWPMRWAYEGVVFEPSGVDHSSPGSSFQVGGQIVGIFGGKQPIGPMYAFVGISGMAKMSSSKGGVPTPSDALKIMEPQLLRWLYARRRPNQSFKIAFDQEIQRLYDEWDKLDGKVADGSALPADVAAHARAVGTAARELPRTPRPLPYRTLAAAADITAGHQDQALRILSELDPQNPLGSLDEARPRYDKAEAWINTQVPADQRTVVRTEPDAELLKSLDEASQQSLRLLLDGLADHWSLDGLTHLVYGVPKVQAGFPADATPKDLPPEIKTAQRTFFALLYHLLVSRDTGPRLPTLLLAVGQERVRALLGE
- the argS gene encoding arginine--tRNA ligase, whose protein sequence is MASVTSLGDSVQQHLASALSATLPEAAGADPLLRRSDRADFQANGILALAKKAKANPRELATQVVANVVTGGVIKEIEVSGPGFLNVTITDRAITENLAARYADTDRLGVPLAEHPGTTVIDYAQPNVAKEMHVGHLRSAVIGDAVVQILEFTGESVVRRHHIGDWGTQFGMLIQYLDEHPHELDHKDAEGGAVSGEEAMSNLDRLYKSARRLFDSDEEFKTRARRRVVDLQAGDPPTLAAWQRFVDESKIYFFSVFEKLDMEIQDPDIVGESGYNDMLHETCRLLEESGVAVRSEGALCVFFDDVKGPDGNPVPLIVQKSDGGFGYAATDLSAIRDRVFNLKANTLVYVVDARQSLHFKMVFETARRAGWLGDDVTAYQLAFGTVLGKDGKPFKTREGETVKLVDLLDEAVERASAVVREKAQDLSEAEIAERGAQVGVGAVKYADLSTSANRDYKFDLDQMVSLNGDTSVYLQYAYARIQSILRKAGEVRPSAHPELELADAERALGLHVDSFAETVADAAAEYAPHKLAAYLYQLASLFTTFYDKCPVIKPAPPKDIAENRLFLSDITARTLHQGMALLGIRTPEKL
- a CDS encoding helix-turn-helix transcriptional regulator, whose product is MSAAEFAQLLRELKERSGLSYGTLAKRLHMSTSTLHRYCNGDAVPADYAPVERLARLCKASPEELVALHRRWVLADAGRGRKTGVAELAVTAAAEETVREEGGAGEELLDQPGQLDQPDQLDQSGRPRLTRSRRTLLLAGVGVVAALGAVALALSLSLPSGGSDEVKSGGGRSAEAGAASVQGRGAEGTSSPSVSASPSVSPSASASASPSAPVSPSGSAAGAQADSVPLTVATRPYAWVDPCSQHYLIERGPGQVAPPPVEEDAPAWVASHGAVSAGEQFLALTVQGTGEETVVVDSLTVRTVKKRSPLAWNDYAMGYPGVGCGGGVPTRSFSVALDAARPALVPEAGHRDFPFKVSESDPEIYYVTADASAYDVSWYLELSWSSGSRHGTLKIDDDGKPFRTSGENGRPDYEFPLGGSAWERAGASPTP
- a CDS encoding DUF2637 domain-containing protein — its product is MSERIELTRTHRVLIGVVVTGAVIIAGIGFAGSYAAVRELAIEKGFGNFAYVFPIGIDAGICVLLALDLLLTWIRIPFPLLRQTAWLLTAATIAFNGAAAWPDPLGTGMHAVIPVLFVVAVEAARHAIGRIADITADKHMEGVRLTRWLLSPVPTFLLWRRMKLWELRSYDQVIKLEQERLVYQARLHSRFGRSWRRKAPVESLMPLRLARYGVPLTETAPAGLAAAGIEPALLPPIQAQQPQPQQVQQAQPQTALAPQQELQELTAAPAQQQQAQQQPQQQQPQSQPQQQPAPPVDDQNNPWFQFQSPHEVAYQGGYDPTYDPSEQYAEWYEQQQHAEQYQDQYQEEPPAQEPSPEETGSFPIPVGPGRSRELGEGGGTPIAEPDEESYYQIFKQSSMSGSGYPTPSQFSYDVEATYGTPIPDSEAKRMVMRFQNRHAAELEEDHIA
- a CDS encoding DUF4253 domain-containing protein encodes the protein MATLPNPLPQLASDPSGRSLGLQLPPGRLIDATAGEVVLWHAEQQAASGAWKALGRPAGRAGLLPVLVDLGSRQGGPEEWELVPELMSYPGDHDVEEVLAEYWDDVATQGEEWPGLAEPTTLTADPDARATEIADALSEGPPGFKEPHLALVSARRSADIPASVGWSGSVDHEEDVARLSAVLRSWEDRFGIRVVALGYDRLTVSVAAPPADLAEAEAVAAEHFAFCPYSVLPGPDDTLTAYAQHLIGERAWHFQWD